In Anabrus simplex isolate iqAnaSimp1 chromosome 4, ASM4041472v1, whole genome shotgun sequence, a single genomic region encodes these proteins:
- the LOC137500427 gene encoding uncharacterized protein: MIKAGKSLKLLYPKMLHVACLAHAVHRVAEELREKSSSVNCVISSVNKIFVKAPPRIHAFKTIHPELPLPPEPILTRWGTWILDALFYARNHRAIEEVINMFDEADSKYIAKAKTAFKMKGLMPSLIFIKAYMSIPEAILKLESRGMDLVEVVATIQGAILEADSWPGETG; the protein is encoded by the exons atgattaaggctgggaagagcctCAAGCTTCTCTATCCAAAGATGTTACATGTTGCTTGTCTTGCCCATGCAGTGCACCGAGTTGCTGAGGAGCTACGCGAAAAATCGTCCAGCGTCAACTGCGTCATTTCTTCAGTGAATaaaattttcgtcaaggctcctCCTCGCATCCATGCCTTCAAGACGATtcatccagagctccctttacctcccgagcccatattgacgcgatggggaacttggatcttgGATGCCTTGTTTTACGCTCgaaatcatagggcaattgaagag gtgatcaatatgtttgatgaggcggacagcaagtacatcgcgaaagctaagactgcttttaaaatgaagggcttgatgccatctttgattttcataaaagcctacatgagcattcctgaggccatcctaaagttggaatcgcgagggatggatttggttgaagtggtcgctacaatacaaggagcCATCCTAGAAGCCGACTCATGGCCTGGAGAGACTGGGTAA